A region of Betta splendens chromosome 13, fBetSpl5.4, whole genome shotgun sequence DNA encodes the following proteins:
- the pde9ac gene encoding high affinity cGMP-specific 3',5'-cyclic phosphodiesterase 9A, translating into MGSSSSSYGSKAVYLDVDGKVQKVVFSRHCSPQDLRELLWSSSNIARNTAIMLVDPDGASVSIDPTMPTNSANFLYKVVPVATSQHEETEDVFQNVLSQVAEQFSRAFRINELKTEVTNRLAALEKRVELEGLKAVEIERCKNDVKKLRDQMSANGGGRGNCSCKYGLSDDGRKVTPRRDVPSYPKYTLSRETVEALKKPTFDVWHWEHNEMLSCLEYMYHDLGLVKELNMNPITLKRWLLAIQENYRNNPFHNFRHCFCVSQMMYGMIHLCGLREKLSPTDMGILMTAAVCHDLDHPGYNNTYQINARTELAVRYNDISPLENHHCAVAFQILSLPECNIFANVDADAFRHIRQAIITLILATDMAKHGDILDSFKRKVDGFDFTSEEHVTCLKMVLIKCCDISNEVRPTEVAEPWVDCLLEEYFMQSDREKSEGLPVAPFMDRDKVTKPTAQIGFIKFVLIPMFETVMKLFPQIEEIMVQPLRDSRDHYEELKQLDDAMTEDSSFVIKPTKGLKKCE; encoded by the exons atgggctccagctcctcctcctacGGCTCCAAGGCCGTCTACCTGGATGTGGATGGGAAGGTGCAGAAG GTGGTCTTCAGCCGACACTGCAGCCCACAGGACCTCAGGGAGCTTCTGTGGTCCTCGTCTAACATTGCCAG GAACACTGCCATTATGCTGGTGGACCCAGACGGGGCTTCGGTGTCCATAGATCCCACCATGCCCACCAACTCTGCAAA TTTTTTGTACAAAGTTGTCCCCGTGGCTACGAGTCAACATGAAG AGACGGAGGACGTGTTTCAGAACGTGTTGTCACAGGTGGCTGAGCAGTTCAGCAG GGCCTTTCGCATTAACGAACTGAAGACGGAGGTCACCAACAGGCTGGCAGCGCTGGAGAAGAGGGTGGAGC TGGAGGGCCTGAAGGCGGTGGAGATCGAGAGGTGCAAGAACGACGTGAAAAAGCTGCGAGACCAGATGAGCGCCAATGGAGGCGGCAG AGGAAACTGCTCCTGCAAGTACGGCCTCTCGGACGACGGCAGGAAGGTGACGCCCAGGAGGGACGTCCCCAGTTACCCCAAG TACACGCTGTCCCGAGAGACTGTGGAGGCGCTGAAGAAGCCAACGTTTGACGTCTGGCACTGGGAACACAACGAG ATGCTGAGCTGCCTGGAGTACATGTACCATGACCTGGGCCTGGTGAAGGAGCTCAACATGAACCCCATCACGCTCAAGCGATGGCTG TTGGCGATTCAGGAGAACTACCGGAACAACCCTTTCCACAACTTTCGTCACTGCTTCTGTGTGAGCCAGATGATGTACGGCATGATTCACCTCTGCGGCCTGCGG GAGAAGCTGTCTCCCACAGACATGGGCATTTTGATGACAGCGGCCGTTTGTCATGACCTGGACCACCCCGGCTACAACAACAC GTACCAAATCAACGCCCGCACGGAGCTGGCCGTGCGCTACAACGACATCTCACCGCTGGAGAACCACCACTGCGCCGTGGCCTTCCAGATCCTGTCGCTCCCCGAGTGCAACATCTTCGCCAACGTGGACGCCGACGCCTTCAGACACATCAGGCAG GCCATTATCACGCTGATCCTGGCCACGGACATGGCCAAACACGGAGACATACTGGACTCCTTCAAGCGAAAGGTGGACGGCTTCGACTTCACCAGTGAAGAGCATGTGACCTGT CTGAAGATGGTTTTGATCAAGTGCTGTGATATTTCCAACGAGGTGAGGCCGACCGAGGTGGCCGAGCCGTGGGTGGACTGTCTGCTGGAGGAGTACTTCATGCAG AGCGACAGGGAGAAGTCTGAGGGGCTGCCGGTCGCTCCCTTCATGGACCGAGACAAAGTCACCAAACCCACTGCGCAAATCGGATTCATTAAGTTCGTCCTCATCCCCATGTTTGAGACGGTCATGAAG CTGTTTCCTCAGATTGAAGAGATCATGGTTCAACCTTTGAGAGACTCCCGTGACCACTACGAGGAGCTAAAACAGTTAGACGACGCCATGACAGAG GATTCTTCATTCGTGATCAAACCCACGAAAGGCTTGAAAAAATGCGAGTGA